In one window of Oryza sativa Japonica Group chromosome 9, ASM3414082v1 DNA:
- the LOC4346729 gene encoding uncharacterized protein, whose protein sequence is MAGTERSRRRREVKLRKAWRKEAATAGPTSVNDVPDEVLELVLLRLGDSLALLRAAAACKRWRRLVADAGFLARFRSLHEPHVVGHYHVVDPTFAGALRGGNHVFVPERSPSPADALDRRRLSLDFLPEPDGDRAWWKLADTRGGLVLLYPKTWNASFPDMVVCEPLTRRHQGILRPQEMNSPYRICFGVFLIDGAAADETGGCISMSNFRVLSAVYEPETPYCGYWHGHGTPPRPRAYVFSSGVDGGWRESDSGSDVELPSLELINFVGRAGCSLYWGLDGKDAMLALHKTTAEFSLVTIPAIVGESYHPSTFRVIGGGDDGTMRVVRLIGDDLKIFTQLKGSGGEWVVEKLVRLPVATRGLPGHDVGLFHHYARIVTANERYILVTPRVATWLFSVEVETPVVEREHVRNKYAGAAYPYELPWPPVLQACIAGRRRSRR, encoded by the coding sequence ATGGCGGGGACGGAGAgaagtcgtcgccggcgagaggTCAAGCTCAGGAAGGCGTGGAGGAAGGAGGCTGCCACGGCGGGGCCGACCAGCGTGAACGACGTCCCCGACGAGGTCCTCGagctcgtcctcctccgcctcggcgattccctcgccctcctccgcgccgcggccgcgtgcaagcggtggcgccgcctcgtcgcggACGCCGGGTTCCTCGCCCGGTTCCGCTCCCTCCACGAGCCCCACGTCGTTGGTCACTACCACGTCGTCGACCCTACCTTCGCGGGGGCGCTGCGCGGCGGCAACCACGTCTTCGTGCCGGAGCGCTCACCGTCACCGGCGGAcgctctcgaccgccgccgcctctccctcgacTTCCTGCCGGAGCCGGATGGCGACCGCGCATGGTGGAAGCTCGCCGACACCCGCGGCGGCCTCGTGCTCCTCTACCCGAAGACGTGGAATGCCTCCTTCCCCGACATGGTCGTCTGCGAGCCGCTCACGCGGCGGCACCAGGGCATCCTCCGCCCACAAGAGATGAACTCTCCCTACAGGATATGCTTCGGCGTCTTCTTGatcgatggcgccgccgccgatgagacGGGCGGCTGCATCAGCATGTCGAACTTCCGGGTGCTCTCCGCTGTCTACGAACCCGAAACGCCATACTGCGGATACTGGCACGGTCATGGcacgccgccccgcccgcgcgcctaCGTCTTCTCCTCGGGCGTCGACGGTGGCTGGCGCGAGAGCGACTCCGGCAGCGACGTCGAACTTCCAAGCCTCGAATTGATAAACTTCGTGGGGCGAGCGGGCTGCTCTCTGTACTGGGGATTGGATGGCAAGGACGCCATGCTCGCTCTGCACAAGACCACGGCAGAGTTCTCGCTGGTCACGATCCCGGCGATCGTCGGAGAGTCATACCACCCGTCAACCTTCCGTGTcatcggtggcggcgacgacggcacgaTGCGCGTGGTCCGCTTGATCGGCGACGACCTGAAAATCTTCACGCAGCTcaaggggagcggcggcgagtgGGTGGTGGAGAAGCTCGTGAGGCTGCCGGTGGCGACCCGTGGGTTGCCAGGGCACGACGTCGGGTTGTTCCACCACTACGCAAGGATCGTCACGGCGAACGAGAGGTACATCCTCGTGACGCCACGGGTGGCGACGTGGCTGTTCTCCGTTGAGGTCGAGACGCCGGTGGTTGAGCGCGAGCATGTGAGGAACAAGTACGCCGGCGCGGCCTACCCGTACGAGCTGCCATGGCCACCGGTCTTGCAGGCTTGCATTGCTGGGAGACGCCGCAGCAGGAGATGA
- the LOC4346731 gene encoding uncharacterized protein: MARGRRRRRRQRRKRASTKQLTAAATVQDVPDHVLEMILLRVDSSACLVRAAASCRRWRRVVADAAFLHSFRTLHGAHRVAGVYRTVDPAYGRPLPGGNFVFVPSTPLAAGDSCCFALDFLPYGGRNSWELLDCRGGLLLLSKKRPRFGGVATSRRFTDLVVCEPLTRRYQVIRCPANLKFFMCLGVFLLDDDAATGGVSNFRVIAVLFDHHRWLDYRGMPMSMMFSSSGSGGDGTWQVVQWETIDDVDLPHWIEHITFVGRANGRIYWGIDNEDGATLVLDESTTEFAITMFPENVWAPYDKYTFRVIGDGDDGALRVVRVINNDLKVFTQLAGGGEWVLEKTVSLPEATRGLPGREEGLFFQHGEAMIVAASAAYVLVTPREKAWMFSVELDTMEVEREHDRNWYPGPAYQYESLPWPPALQVCTDG, translated from the coding sequence ATggcgagggggaggcggcggcgccgtcgccagcGCAGGAAGAGGGCGTCGACGAAGCagctcacggcggcggcgaccgtgcAGGACGTCCCCGACCACGTCCTCGAGATGATCCTCCTCCGCGTCGACTCCTCGGCCTGCCTCGTccgcgccgcggcgtcgtgcaggcggtggcgccgcgTCGTCGCGGACGCCGCGTTCCTCCACTCCTTCCGCACGCTCCACGGCGCGCACCGCGTCGCCGGGGTGTACCGCACCGTCGACCCCGCCTACGGGCGCCCGCTGCCCGGCGGCAACTTCGTCTTCGTCCCGTccacgccgctcgccgccggtgacaGCTGTTGCTTCGCCCTCGACTTCCTCCCTTACGGCGGCCGCAACTCCTGGGAGCTGCTCGACTgccgcggcggcctcctcctcctctccaagaAGCGACCACGAttcggcggcgtggcgacgtcCCGTCGATTCACCGATCTCGTCGTCTGCGAGCCATTGACGCGACGGTACCAGGTGATCCGTTGTCCGGCCAACCTAAAGTTCTTCATGTGCCTCGGGGTCTTCTtgctcgacgacgacgccgcgacCGGCGGCGTGTCGAATTTCAGGGTCATCGCCGTGCTCTTCGATCACCACAGGTGGCTCGACTACCGTGGCATGCCAATGTCCATGATGttctcctcctccggctccggcggcgacggcacatGGCAGGTGGTGCAGTGGGAGACCATCGACGACGTCGATCTACCTCATTGGATCGAACACATCACCTTCGTGGGGCGCGCCAATGGCCGCATATACTGGGGAATCGACAACGAAGACGGCGCCACGCTCGTCCTCGACGAGAGCACCACCGAATTCGCCATCACGATGTTCCCGGAGAACGTCTGGGCGCCCTATGACAAGTACACCTTCCGTgtcatcggcgacggcgacgacggtgctCTGCGTGTCGTCCGCGTGATAAACAACGATCTCAAGGTCTTCAcgcagctcgccggcggcggcgagtgggtGCTGGAGAAGACGGTGAGCTTGCCGGAGGCGACACGTGGGCTGCCGGGGCGCGAGGAGGGACTCTTCTTCCAGCACGGCGAGGCGATGATCgtcgcggcgagcgcggcgtacGTCCTCGTGACGCCGCGGGAGAAGGCGTGGATGTTCTCCGTCGAGCTGGACACGATGGAGGTGGAACGCGAGCACGACAGGAATTGGTATCCCGGGCCGGCTTATCAGTACGAGTCGTTGCCATGGCCACCCGCATTGCAGGTTTGCACTGATGGATAA
- the LOC4346730 gene encoding uncharacterized protein, which translates to MPPSPPMATTERRRRCGQRQRRDKHKRGSSMKVAGAGDGAAAVMTTVEDVPDHLLEVILLRLDSSVSLLRAAAACTRWRRVVADAGFLRSFRSLHGARHVAGRYHTVDPSFGWPPSAGGSSVVFVPSSPPVIGVASRFFSLDFLPDYDDGNSWSWELVDSRGGLLLFSKKRKSTGRWAAMADARGFSFPDLVVCEPLTRRYQGIASAVYFRRHPCLGVFLLDGDAADADDTGGGGIGMSNFRVVAALHDRTWQHDGAVPLACVFTSGSDGGWRVLQSAAAAAVDLPERFDFINFAGRAGGCLYWGIDGEDGAMLVLDVATMRFSIDMFPETIRASYDKWTFRVIDGGYALRVVRVMRNDLKVFAQLAGSGEWVVERLVSLPEATRELPGRRETYFRQEAKIVAANAAYVLLTPQEKKRWLFSVELETGKVERRHERNRYAGAAYSYELPWPPALQACADYGGGRRRRR; encoded by the coding sequence ATGCCACCATCCCCTCCCATGGCGacgacggagcggcggcggcggtgcggccaACGTCAGCGCAGGGACAAGCACAAGAGGGGCTCGTCGATGAAGGTGGCCGGGGCCGGGGACGGAGCAGCGGCGGTGATGACGACCGTCGAGGACGTCCCCGACCACCTCCTCGAGGTCATCCTCCTGCGGCTGGACTcctccgtctccctcctccgcgcggcggccgcgtgcACGCGGTGGCGCCGCGTCGTCGCGGACGCCGGCTTCCTCCGCTCCTTCCGCTCGCTCCATGGGGCGCGCCACGTCGCCGGGCGGTACCACACCGTCGACCCTAGCTTCGGGTGGCCACCGTCGGCAGGTGGCAGCTCTGTCGTCTTtgtgccgtcgtcgccgccggtgatcgGCGTGGCAAGCCGCTTCTTCTCCCTTGACTTCCTCCCGGACTACGACGACGGCAACTCATGGTCATGGGAGCTTGTGGACAGTCgaggcggcctcctcctcttctccaagAAGAGAAAATCCACCGGTAGGTGGGCTGCAATGGCGGACGCCCGCGGCTTCAGCTTCCCTGACCTCGTCGTCTGCGAGCCGCTGACACGGCGATACCAGGGGATTGCCTCTGCGGTATACTTCAGAAGACACCCATGCCTCGGAGTCTTCCtgctcgacggcgacgcggccgacgccgacgacacaggaggcggcggcatcggcatgTCCAATTTCAGAGTTGTCGCCGCTCTCCACGACCGCACATGGCAGCACGACGGTGCCGTGCCATTGGCGTGCGTGTTCACCTCCGGAAGCGACGGCGGGTGGCGCGTACtgcagagcgccgccgccgccgccgtcgacctgcCGGAACGATTCGATTTCATCAACTTCGCAGGCCGTGCCGGCGGCTGTCTCTACTGGGGAATCGACGGCGAAGACGGCGCCATGCTCGTCCTCGACGTGGCCACCATGCGATTCTCGATCGACATGTTCCCGGAGACCATCCGGGCGTCGTACGACAAATGGACCTTCCGGGTCATCGACGGCGGCTACGCTCTCCGCGTCGTCCGCGTGATGCGCAACGACCTCAAGGTGTTCGCGCAGctcgccggcagcggcgagtGGGTGGTGGAGAGGCTAGTGAGCCTGCCGGAGGCCACACGCGAGCTGCCGGGGCGCAGGGAGACGTACTTCCGGCAAGAAGCCAAGATCGTCGCGGCGAACGCGGCGTACGTCCTCCTGACGCCGCAGGAGAAGAAGAGGTGGCTCTTCTCCGTGGAGCTCGAGACGGGGAAGGTGGAGCGCCGCCATGAGAGGAACAGGTACGCCGGAGCGGCTTACTCGTACGAGCTGCCTTGGCCGCCGGCGTTGCAGGCTTGTGCGGATTACGGTGGTGGGAGACGGCGACGCCGTTGA
- the LOC4346728 gene encoding oleosin 16 kDa-like → MAGGGGAVGEHYMRVIRGDDGYGDDGGQHQEKPGAAVSVAKGAAAAAAAGSMLALAGLTATGTALALIVATPLLVLFSPVLVPAAFAASLLAAGLASSGALGAAAVGVLAWMYRYLQSPSGEHAPAGAGKVEHARALLDAKAHDVGDWVQHRLDQART, encoded by the coding sequence AtggccggtggtggaggcgcCGTCGGAGAACACTACATGCGGGTGatccgcggcgacgacgggtacggcgacgacggcggccagcACCAGGAGAAGCCGGGGGCGGCCGTGTCCGTTGCGaagggcgccgcggcggcggcggcggcggggtcgatgCTGGCGCTGGCGGGGCTGACGGCGACGGGGACAGCGCTGGCGCTGATCGTGGCGACGCCGCTGCTGGTGCTCTTCAGCCCCGTGCTGGTGCCGGCCGCCTTCGCGGCGTCGCTGCTGGCGGCCGGGCTCGCGTCCTCCGGCGCGctcggcgccgcggcggtgggcgtGCTGGCGTGGATGTACCGGTACCTGCAGTCGCCGTCCGGCGAGCacgcgcccgccggcgccggcaaggTGGAGCACGCCCGCGCGCTGCTCGACGCCAAGGCGCACGACGTTGGGGACTGGGTCCAGCACCGCCTCGACCAGGCGCGCACCTAG